From the genome of Vicia villosa cultivar HV-30 ecotype Madison, WI unplaced genomic scaffold, Vvil1.0 ctg.004014F_1_1, whole genome shotgun sequence, one region includes:
- the LOC131641751 gene encoding flowering locus K homology domain-like: protein MSGEHFGGEDVGYVPEDMEFPQNHLEEHEEGDVIDDSGFHQLQHDDGDGDDDGGEDGGEDGDDIDGEQVGSLGEEEEIGFPENQFDGTDVDVENFAEIADDIADDVLQEHTIKEEIEDGDVNENFGSPEKQVLLEDSKGVEIKKWPGWPGENVFRMLVASQKVGSIIGRKGEFIKKITEETRARVKILDGPPGTAERAVMVSAKEEPDCPIPPAVEGLLRVHKQVCNVDRDPADSASGAGRPGVTRLLVADTQAGSLIGKQGATIKTFQDSTGCSIRILGSEHLPIFALRDDSIVEIQGESAGVHKAVELIALHLRKFLVDRSIVGVFETQMQRPDVRVNHNVPPHQPWGPPQRFSAPGGGAPAYPPNSQYMPPQHNYDNYYPPADLLPIDKHMHQGPPSAYARDASLEIHSSGGQPQQSGGTKVTQHMQIPLSFADAVIGASGANISYIRRASGASITIQETRGVPGEMTVEISGTASQIQAAQQLVQNFMAEAANAAAAAAQDHMGGSVNQGYNSYPTNAPVYASPPPGAAGHAPSADYGSVYGTNYGY from the exons ATGTCTGGGGAACATTTTGGAGGTGAAGATGTTGGATATGTGCCTGAGGATATGGAATTTCCTCAAAACCATTTGGAAGAACACGAGGAAGGAGATGTGATTGATGACTCTGGGTTTCATCAACTGCAGCACGAtgatggtgatggtgatgatgatggtggTGAGGATGGTGGTGAGGATGGTGATGATATTGATGGTGAACAGGTGGGAAGTTTGGGTGAGGAGGAGGAAATTGGTTTTCCTGAAAATCAGTTTGATGGTACCGACGTGGATGTGGAAAATTTTGCTGAAATTGCTGATGATATTGCCGATGATGTACTACAGGAGCATACTATTAAGGAGGAAATTGAAGATGGTGATGTGAATGAGAATTTTGGGTCACCGGAAAAGCAGGTGCTCCTGGAAGATTCGAAAGGGGTTGAAATAAAGAAGTGGCCTGGATGGCCTGGAGAGAATGTTTTCAGGATGTTGGTTGCTTCACAGAAGGTTGGAAGTATTATTGGTCGCAAAGGAGAGTTTATTAAGAAAATTACTGAAGAGACTAGGGCTCGAGTTAAAATTCTTGATGGACCTCCAGGAACCGCAGAAAGAGCA GTAATGGTGTCTGCAAAAGAAGAGCCAGATTGCCCCATACCACCTGCTGTGGAGGGGTTGTTAAGGGTTCATAAACAAGTTTGCAATGTGGACCGTGATCCTGCTGATAGCGCATCAGGTGCAGGACGCCCAGGTGTTACAAGGCTTCTAGTGGCCGATACTCAAGCAGGAAGCTTGATTGGGAAGCAGGGGGCAACTATAAAAACCTTTCAAGATTCTACAGGTTGCAGTATACGCATTCTTGGTTCAG AACACCTGCCAATTTTCGCTCTGCGCGATGATAGTATTGTTGAGATACAAGGAGAGTCTGCTGGAGTTCACAAGGCTGTTGAACTTATTGCACTTCATTTACGCAAGTTCTTGGTTGACCGCAGCATAGTCGGAGTATTTGAAACACAG ATGCAACGGCCCGATGTTCGTGTTAACCACAATGTGCCACCACACCAACCTTGGGGGCCTCCTCAAAGGTTTTCTGCTCCTGGCGGTGGTGCACCTGCGTATCCACCCAATTCTCAATATATGCCACCACAACATAACTATGACAATTATTACCCACCTGCTGACCTGCTTCCCATTGACAAGCACATGCATCAAGGTCCACCATCTGCCTATGCAAGGGATGCCTCTTTGGAAATACATTCGTCCGGTGGGCAGCCACAACAATCTGGTGGAACTAAG GTCACACAGCACATGCAAATCCCACTGTCCTTTGCAGATGCTGTTATTGGGGCATCAGGAGCAAATATTAGCTACATTCGCCGTGCTAGTGGAGCAAGTATTACTATTCAAGAGACCAGGGGTGTGCCAGGGGAGATGACTGTCGAGATAAGTGGTACTGCTTCACAAATACAGGCAGCCCAGCAGCTGGTTCAG AATTTCATGGCTGAAGCTGCAAATGCTGCTGCTGCGGCGGCACAAGATCATATGGGAGGATCAGTTAACCAAGGCTATAATTCCTATCCTACTAATGCTCCTGTTTATGCATCTCCGCCACCAGGTGCTGCAGGCCACGCGCCTTCGGCAGATTATGGCTCTGTATATGGCACCAACTATGGCTATTGA